ttgaaaaaccaacatttgtatacaagctgtacgaatatcatgacattcactttggtagtcgccttcttaatgttagtctgtacggaatacttaggactatctctttatattaatgataatgcatttggtaatggacttttcatcttaactggtatacattttagccatgttattgttggagctatccttgtattcttcactcaaagtatctatagttctttagttacttacatgcctacaagctctataatgctaagcaaatctaaaggtatgttatgcaagatctttacagaaccattcactattttatatctacactttgtagaaaccatgtggatattaatccacattacattctatctctaaatcatataacggtcgtaaggtacgccggggataacaggtcagataatattgggagttctaatcctcggattgtatcagcacctccatgtcggctcattactcccttgttattgaacaagattcagttaggaacgctagttcaccgtcagatgtaatacgtgagctgggttaagaacgtctggagacagtttgttccctatctaccatattatctaattggtttaattttcttacaaacggcttttggtttgattgaattatcgcacccagataactccataccagtgaaccggtttgtaactccgcttcatatcgtacctgaatggtactttttagcatattatggggtg
The Besnoitia besnoiti strain Bb-Ger1 chromosome Unknown contig00128, whole genome shotgun sequence DNA segment above includes these coding regions:
- a CDS encoding cytochrome b6 subfamily protein (encoded by transcript BESB_022140), with protein sequence FVPYLPYYLIGLIFLQTAFGLIELSHPDNSIPVNRFVTPLHIVPEWYFLAYYGVLKVIPSKTGGLLVFMLSTCQ